DNA from Magnetococcus sp. PR-3:
GAATGCTACGGAAGGTGCCAGTCAGCTTATCGGCATCCAGTTCAACCCAATTGGGCAGACCGCGTTGCATTGCGCTCGTTACAGCACCTTTAATGCGCAGCTGTTCACGTGATTTCTCACGTACAGCAACCACATCACCGGGCTTGCACAGGTAAGAAGCTACGTTGACCATCTTGCCATTAACCAACAAAGTCTTGTGGCTGATGATTTGACGAGCTTCGGTACGTGAAGCGGCCAGGCCAAGGCGGTAAACCACATTGTCCAGACGACGCTCCAACAGTTGCAGCAGGTTTTCGCCGGTCACACCCTTCATACGCTCTGCTTTTTTGTAAAGCGTACGGAACTGGCGCTCTAGCAGACCATAACTGCGCTTTACCTTCTGCTTTTCACGCAGATGCAAGCCGTAGTCAGAGACTTTACGGCGGCGCTGGCCATGCTGACCGGGTACATAGTTACGACGTTCAATCGCACATTTATCGCTATAGCACTTT
Protein-coding regions in this window:
- the rpsD gene encoding 30S ribosomal protein S4, coding for MARYLGSKCRLCRREATKLFLKGEKCYSDKCAIERRNYVPGQHGQRRRKVSDYGLHLREKQKVKRSYGLLERQFRTLYKKAERMKGVTGENLLQLLERRLDNVVYRLGLAASRTEARQIISHKTLLVNGKMVNVASYLCKPGDVVAVREKSREQLRIKGAVTSAMQRGLPNWVELDADKLTGTFRSIPERSDLPAEFNENLIVELYSK